In one window of Caenimonas aquaedulcis DNA:
- a CDS encoding branched-chain amino acid ABC transporter permease has protein sequence MSNFFHRHPAARNVLLAGVLLLPLFAASGYQLLKLSSLAIYALALLGIVLLTGFVGQISLGQGAFFAFGGYSAAVLIASFGLPYWASIVPAAALCFVFGYLFGIPAIRLSTHHLALATFGLAMAVPPLIRYKVFAPWTGGVQGIVLDKPKAPFGLPLSPDQWLYALTICVVLLCFAGAAQLVRGRLGRAMRAARDNPVAAAAMGVDVARIKCIAFGLSALITGVAGACSAVVTQFVSPDSYDVYLSLYMLVGAIVGGLYSLWGAVLGAIVIEFLPTLAEHISKTGTSAVYGAMLIVVVFLAPTGVTGTIGRLADKVRERTARKSAPGASAPAVASPAE, from the coding sequence ATGTCCAACTTCTTCCATCGCCACCCGGCCGCGCGCAACGTCCTGCTCGCGGGCGTCCTCCTGCTGCCGCTCTTCGCGGCGAGCGGCTACCAGCTGCTCAAGCTCAGTTCGCTCGCGATCTACGCCCTGGCGCTCCTGGGCATCGTGCTGCTCACCGGCTTCGTCGGGCAGATCTCGCTGGGGCAGGGCGCGTTCTTCGCGTTCGGCGGCTATTCGGCCGCCGTGCTGATCGCCTCCTTCGGCCTGCCGTACTGGGCCAGCATCGTGCCGGCGGCGGCGCTGTGCTTCGTGTTCGGCTACCTGTTCGGCATCCCGGCGATCCGCCTGTCGACGCACCACCTCGCGCTCGCCACCTTCGGCCTCGCGATGGCGGTTCCGCCGCTCATCCGCTACAAGGTCTTCGCGCCGTGGACCGGCGGCGTCCAGGGCATCGTGCTCGACAAGCCGAAGGCGCCGTTCGGCCTGCCGCTGTCGCCCGACCAGTGGCTCTACGCGCTCACGATCTGCGTGGTGCTCCTGTGCTTCGCCGGCGCGGCGCAGCTCGTGCGCGGGCGGCTCGGGCGCGCCATGCGCGCCGCGCGCGACAACCCGGTGGCCGCCGCCGCGATGGGCGTGGACGTCGCGCGGATCAAGTGCATCGCCTTCGGCCTGTCGGCGCTGATCACCGGCGTGGCCGGCGCATGCAGCGCGGTGGTGACGCAGTTCGTCTCCCCGGACAGCTACGACGTGTACCTGTCGCTCTACATGCTGGTCGGCGCGATCGTCGGCGGCCTCTACTCGCTGTGGGGCGCGGTGCTGGGCGCCATCGTGATCGAGTTCCTGCCCACACTGGCAGAACACATTTCCAAGACCGGTACCTCGGCCGTCTATGGCGCGATGCTCATCGTCGTCGTCTTCCTCGCGCCCACGGGCGTCACGGGGACGATCGGCCGCCTGGCGGACAAGGTGCGCGAACGCACCGCGCGCAAGTCCGCCCCCGGGGCGTCCGCGCCCGCGGTGGCGTCGCCGGCGGAGTGA
- a CDS encoding acyl-CoA synthetase yields the protein MNFVHSLQRSAQLHASHTSTVFGERSRTWGETLARVQRLAAALQSLGVREGARVAILSLNSDRYFEMFYAVSWAGGVFVPLNTRWAVAETTYALRDCDARVLCVDESFADVARALQADGGVDHAIFIGEGPAPEGMHGAEALLAQAEPAQEPDGAGGDAVCGIFYTGGTTGHPKGVMLSHRNILFASLNWIGCLQVSQATVYMHVAGFFHLGGASPAFTVALAGGTNVILPKFEPVPAMRAIERNQVNYALLIPVMVNTLINDPALADHDLSSVKRCHYGGSPIPESVLRGAMARLPTWQFFQGYGLTETSSVITTLAWEHHALEGATAKRLKSAGCASYGWQVRIVGPDRKEVPRGEVGEIAARGDGIMLGYWGKPDATDAVKADGWMYTGDGAWMDEDGFVYIVDRLKDMIVSGGENIFSTEVENAIHKHPAVLECAVIGIPDEQWGEAVHAVVVPRPGAALTAAEVIAHCRTLIANYKCPKSVEVTTQRLPVSAAGKITKNVLRDPFWQGRARRVN from the coding sequence ATGAATTTCGTCCATTCGCTGCAGCGCTCCGCGCAGCTCCATGCCTCGCATACGAGCACCGTGTTCGGCGAACGCTCGCGCACCTGGGGCGAGACGCTCGCCCGCGTGCAGCGTCTTGCCGCCGCGCTCCAATCCCTGGGCGTGCGCGAGGGCGCGCGCGTCGCGATCCTCTCGCTCAACAGCGACCGGTACTTCGAGATGTTCTACGCGGTCTCCTGGGCCGGCGGCGTGTTCGTGCCGCTCAACACGCGCTGGGCGGTGGCCGAGACGACTTATGCGCTGCGCGATTGCGACGCGCGCGTGCTGTGCGTCGACGAATCGTTCGCCGACGTCGCGCGGGCGCTGCAGGCCGACGGTGGCGTGGACCACGCGATCTTCATCGGGGAGGGCCCGGCGCCCGAGGGCATGCACGGCGCCGAAGCGCTGCTCGCGCAGGCGGAGCCGGCGCAGGAGCCCGATGGCGCAGGCGGGGACGCGGTGTGCGGCATCTTCTACACCGGCGGCACCACCGGCCATCCCAAGGGCGTGATGCTGTCGCACCGCAACATCCTGTTCGCTTCGCTGAACTGGATCGGCTGCCTGCAGGTGTCGCAGGCGACCGTGTACATGCACGTCGCCGGCTTCTTCCACCTGGGCGGGGCTTCGCCGGCCTTCACCGTGGCGCTGGCGGGCGGCACCAACGTCATCCTGCCCAAGTTCGAACCGGTGCCGGCGATGCGCGCGATCGAGCGCAACCAGGTCAACTACGCGCTGCTCATCCCGGTGATGGTCAATACGCTGATCAACGATCCCGCGCTTGCGGACCACGACCTGTCGAGCGTGAAGCGCTGCCACTACGGCGGCTCGCCGATTCCCGAGTCCGTGCTGCGCGGCGCCATGGCCAGGTTGCCGACCTGGCAGTTCTTCCAGGGCTATGGACTCACGGAGACCTCGTCCGTCATCACCACGCTCGCCTGGGAGCACCACGCCCTCGAAGGCGCCACGGCGAAGCGGCTGAAGTCCGCTGGCTGCGCGAGCTATGGCTGGCAGGTCAGGATCGTCGGGCCCGACCGGAAGGAAGTGCCGCGCGGCGAGGTGGGCGAGATCGCCGCGCGGGGCGACGGCATCATGCTGGGCTACTGGGGCAAGCCCGACGCGACCGATGCGGTGAAGGCGGACGGCTGGATGTACACCGGCGACGGCGCATGGATGGACGAGGACGGCTTCGTCTACATCGTCGACCGGCTGAAGGACATGATCGTCTCCGGCGGCGAGAACATCTTCTCCACCGAAGTCGAGAACGCGATCCACAAGCACCCGGCGGTGCTCGAGTGCGCGGTGATCGGCATCCCCGACGAGCAGTGGGGCGAGGCCGTGCATGCGGTGGTGGTGCCGCGGCCGGGCGCCGCGCTGACGGCGGCCGAGGTGATCGCGCACTGCCGCACGCTGATCGCGAACTACAAGTGCCCGAAGTCGGTGGAGGTCACCACGCAGCGCCTGCCGGTGTCGGCGGCGGGGAAGATCACGAAGAACGTCTTGCGCGATCCGTTCTGGCAGGGCAGGGCGCGGCGCGTGAATTGA
- a CDS encoding phosphotransferase family protein — translation MPQTRADLQARLQDYLQGLWHKPVRVRGFRRFPVGLSWTTIGLTAEVGEGNDARTLPLVLRLGDPGGLFAPYTARPEYLALQAFADVPALPVARVHGYSDDETILGAPFMVADLVAGDTPMPWRGAGAADGAQVQPSLAQDFADALAAIHAFDWRRGGLDGLAGNVPASEVARHQVRHWARHAGLGEDGAHPQMHYAQRWLEANAPQAEHVTVVHGDYRVGNFLQQDGRITAILDWETVHLGDPHEDLAWAQSRTFAAGTARVGGLFDREAFHSRYQERSGIRIRPAVLRYYDVMVQFKMCAIQIGAQRRVDAGRASDVRMAVIGFQVAPALMELNRLIGELP, via the coding sequence ATGCCGCAGACCCGGGCCGACCTGCAGGCGCGCCTGCAGGACTACCTGCAGGGCCTCTGGCACAAGCCGGTGCGCGTGCGGGGTTTCCGTCGGTTTCCGGTGGGCCTTTCGTGGACCACGATCGGGTTGACCGCGGAGGTCGGCGAGGGCAACGACGCCCGGACGCTGCCGCTCGTGCTGCGCCTGGGCGACCCCGGCGGCCTGTTCGCGCCCTATACGGCGCGCCCCGAATACCTGGCGCTCCAGGCCTTCGCCGACGTGCCCGCGCTTCCCGTGGCGCGCGTGCACGGCTACAGCGACGACGAGACGATCCTCGGCGCGCCCTTCATGGTGGCCGACCTCGTCGCGGGCGACACGCCCATGCCCTGGCGCGGCGCGGGCGCGGCCGATGGCGCGCAGGTGCAGCCGTCGCTCGCGCAGGACTTCGCCGACGCCCTGGCCGCGATCCACGCCTTCGACTGGCGGCGCGGCGGGCTGGACGGCCTCGCGGGGAACGTGCCGGCGTCCGAGGTGGCGCGCCACCAGGTGCGGCACTGGGCGCGGCATGCCGGGCTCGGCGAAGACGGCGCGCACCCGCAGATGCATTACGCGCAGCGCTGGCTCGAGGCGAACGCACCGCAAGCCGAACATGTCACCGTCGTGCACGGCGACTACCGCGTCGGCAACTTCCTGCAGCAGGACGGGCGCATCACGGCGATCCTCGACTGGGAGACGGTGCACCTGGGCGATCCGCACGAGGACCTCGCCTGGGCGCAGTCGCGCACCTTCGCGGCCGGCACCGCGCGGGTCGGCGGGCTGTTCGACCGCGAGGCGTTCCACTCGCGTTACCAGGAAAGGAGCGGCATCCGCATCCGTCCCGCGGTGCTGCGCTATTACGACGTGATGGTGCAGTTCAAGATGTGCGCGATCCAGATCGGCGCGCAGCGGCGCGTCGATGCCGGCCGCGCGAGCGACGTGCGCATGGCCGTGATCGGCTTCCAGGTGGCGCCGGCGCTGATGGAATTGAACCGCCTGATCGGGGAGCTGCCGTGA